GGCTTATAGATGAGAACCACGATAATGAGAATAAATCCCATGGCATCCCGGTAGCCCGAAGAAATGTAGCCCGCGCCGAATTCTTCCACCAACGCCAGGATGAACCCTCCCAGAGCGGCTCCGATGAAGTTGCCCAACCCGCCGAGTATTACGATTGCAAAGGCCTTGAGCGCCGCCATATCGCCCATTGTTGGAGAAACGACGAACACGGGTCCCAGAAGCGCTCCCGCCGCCGCCGCGAGACCGGAGCCCAGCGCGAAGGTGGCGGTATGTATGACATCGATATTCACGCCCATGAGTGCCGCCGTGTCTCGATCCTGAAAGGTCGCGCGCATCGCCTTTCCCAGCTTGGTTCGGTAGATCAAGAAGTGCGCACCCGCGATGAGAAGAACAGCCACGGCGAAGACAAAAACGCGAAGCCAGGAGACGGAGACCATGCCCAGAACGATGGGATCCGTCGAAAAAGGATGGTCAATTGATTTCGCGATGCCGCTCCAGGTTAGCTGCTCAGCGTTTTGCATCGCAATCCACGCCCCAATCATCACAAGCATGGTAGTGTCGATATTCGCCCCGCGGAGTGGCCGCAGGAGAACAAACTCGATACCAGCCCCGAGAACAACACCCAACACTACCGCGACAATCAACGCAAAAAAGAAATTTCCGCTGACCATCATGGCGAACAGGAACGTCATGTAGGCGCCGAATGAGTACAATTCGCCGTGGGTAAAATTCACCACGTTCATGATGCCGAAAATAAGAGTCAGACCAATACCCAGAAGAGCGTATGTACCCCCAAGGACAATACCGTTCAGAATGTGCTGAAGAAATTGATCCAAAGCCCCGCTCTCCCGGCCTCAGCGGCAGACCACCCAGACACTAACCGCTATAGCGCCACCCTTGCTTGGGCAGCACCGCCCCCCGGCGCTCTGCGCCAGGGGGCGGACATCATCTTCCGAAAAACTTCATAAAATCCGGCCAAGCTACGGAAGCGCAACCTTCCCATTCTTGATCGTCACAACGTAAACGTTGGGTACATTTTGCGCGCTTTCGCGTCCCTTGGGCCCTTGTTTGATGAACGAAATGTTACCGTTGACACCCTTCACTTTCACCCCCCAAAGTGCCTTCTGAATGGCCTTCGGCGAAGCCTTGCCGGCCGCTTTAATGCCCGCGGCAATCGTCATGATGCCGTCATAGCCCCGGAACCCTTCGGTCAGGCCGGCGAAGTTGTGTCCACGTTTTTTCCATTCCGCGACGAAACTCTTGGCCACTTCCGGATTCGGCGCCGAGCCCGGGAACCAGGGAGCGAAGAACAGTAAGTGATAGCTTCCATCCGCGGCAGCCCCGGCGTGCTCGATAAGCTGGTCCGGCGAGGAGGAGCCGCCTGTCGTAATCACCCGATGGGTGACACGCTGCTCTTTCGCCTGCTTCAGAACGAGGGTGATCTGCTCAACACCTGTCGTCAGGAAGAGCGTATCGCCACCCGAGGCCTTGATCTTCGCCAATTGCGCACTCAGATCCTGGGCCTTGGCATCCATCGTCTCGATGACGCCGACCTTAATTCCCTTACTCTTGAGCATCGTCGCAAATTCCTTGGAGGCACCGCGGCCCCAGTCGTTGTTGACAACAAGGAAATCCGCTTTCTTGATATTAAACTGCCCGACCTTAGTGCCGAACGACTTCGCTTCCATGGCCGAGGTCGGGCTGATCCGGAAGATCCAAGGATTGCCCGAAACGGTTATCTTCCCCGATGAAGAAGTCTCCACCACCATCGGCACTCCGTATTCCATGAGCTTCGGCATGACAGCCAAAGTGTAGGTGGAACTCCATGCGCCCATCAGGACGGGCACTTTGTCGCGCACGATTAGTTTCTCAGCCGTTGCGACCGCTTCCTTCGGATTGCTCTTGTTGTCCTCGATGATGAGCTTCACCTTTTTCCCGAGAACACCGCCCTTGGCGTTCAAAACCGACTCGGCGATCTTTGCCCCCTGGACCACATAGTTGCCTGAAGCCGCCACCGCTCCCGTTAGCGGCTGTGTGACGCCGATCTTGATCACACCTGCCGCGCCCGCTAGCCCGTGTGTAAATACTAGTGCACCAACCGCGAGACTCAAAAACGCTCTTCTTGTCCATCGCTTCATGTCAATTTCCCTCTAATGGTTAAGGATACGTCGATGAAAATTTCTCCGATGCTCAACGACACAACGGCATCAGCCCGAAATGGGCACGAGAACCAGCAATCTAAAAGTAACGAGAACATGTTGCAACCGAATGAACGACCGGCTTCGATGCCATTAAAAACGCCGCTGAAAATTACCGGATAATTTCCCATACTGCAGCGTATCTATCCAACCGTGCATGGCGAATTGATAATTATAGCCTGAATGCGGGCCTTTCGTCGCCTTGCTCCCAAGAGCCCGTCTCCCTGCGCTTGTGCAGGGCAAATTCGGAACTCGCCAGGGACACGTACGTAGAATCGCAGCTTGGCTTGGATTACCCATTTTGGGCTAGAATAAGCCCATTCAAGGAATCAAATGGGAAATGTCCAGTTAATTGACCCGGTAAGGTGACCTTTGGATTTCTCTCTCACTGAGACTCAGCGCGCGCTCCAGAAGCTTGTCCACGAATTCGCAGAGAAGGAGATCCGCCCCGTTGCCCGGGATCGAGAGCGGATCCCGGATCCCCAGGAGCGCTTCCCCTGGGATATTCTCGAAAAGGGCAGCCGGCTCGGATTGCGAACGCTGTCGCTTCCCGAGGAGAGGGGCGGGGCGGGAGCCAGCATTCTGGACCTTTGCATTGTCGGTGAGGAGATCGCCTGGGGGGATCTCGGAATAGCCGTCACTTTCGATCAGACCTGGAAGATTATCCACTTTCTCGACCGCAACTGGAACGAGGAGCAGCGGAGCCGCTACCTCCCCGCATTTCTGGAGGATCACCGTTTCCACCTCGCGGTGGGAATGACCGAGCCCAACGTGGGGTCAGAGAATTTCACCCCCCACGAGCGGCCCGAGCTCGGGGTACGCACACGGGCTGTCCGCGATGGAAGCCACTGGATCGTTAACGGGATGAAACACTTCATCAGCAACGGCGGGATCGCCAAGCTCTATACGCTGGTGACGCGGACGGATCCCGCGGTGGGTGTCTCCAAGGGAATCACTTACTTCATGGTTTCACCCGGGCAAGAGGGATTTTCCATCGGGCGCGTTCACGACAAGATGGGCCAGCGCCTTTCTCAGAATGCCGAGCTCATCTTCGAGAACTGCCGGATACCCGACTCCGATCGAGTGGCAAATGTGGGAGGCGGCGTGCAGGCGCGCTCGGGTTCATTCTCGCGCGGCTCAGTGATCGAATCCGCGGCAACCGCACTGGGGCCTGCCCGGGCGGCTTATGAGGATGCCGTTGACCACGCGCGCAATCGGGTCCAGGGCGGAAGGCCCATTATCGAACATCAGGGGGTGGGTTTCATGCTCGCTGACTGCTTCATTGACTATCAGGCCGCCCGTCAGATCCTGCACTACGCCGCATGGAGGGCCATGAGGGATGAGGGCTACGATCCGAAGCTGGGTTACATGGCGAAGGTCTTCGCGTCGGAGGCCTGCTTCCGCATCGCCAAGCGGGCCATGGAGGTGTGGGGTGGGATGGGCTACATGACCGAGGCTCCGATGGAGAAGTACTTGCGGGATGTGACAAGCTTCCTCCACTCGGCCGGGACGAACGAGGCCCAGCGCGTCCGCTCAATGCCGTATCTGTAGCTTGGGAATGTCTTTGTTTTATAGCCATTTGTGCCTTCAGGAACGCAAATTTAATTTTCAAATTACCGGTGCGCTCCGCATCAAAAAGTTCCTGATATGAGCGAAAAACAGGAAAAGAATCGGCATAGCGAGCGAGGTTAAGAAGAATCGTCATTCGGAGCCAGGCCATTGGTAATTCGTCATGGACACTTTTCGGTCATGCCATCCCAACATCAAAATCGCTGGACCAGGACACCAGTTCTAATCTCCGCACAATTACCAATTCGCTACGCATGGACTAAAATCACGGACAAGCAACCACTCGGCCGTTAAATTTCAGCGATTCAATTTGTTACCTGTAGGAGAATCCGATTGGACGAAACGACTGATCCCTTCGAGTATTTTTTTCGTCTTCCCTGGTCCGACGGACTTCCAGTGGTCACCCCGACGGTTGAACGTATCGCCTGGATGCTGTCCGGAACAGGCCGAACTCCGGAGGAATCATTGGGGCCTGTTCCGCCCGCTGGCCACGATGCCACGGTCGAGCAGGTGGCGACCCACGCCGTTATGGCGGGCGCGCGACCCGAGTACCTGCCCGCCATCCTGGGGGCGCTGGAGGCGACCCTCTCCCCGCAATTCAATCTGAACGGCCTACAAGCCACCATGGGGCCAGGAGGGCCGATGGTGATGTTCAACGGACCCTATGCCAAGAAAATCGGGGTCCATGGCGGTTCCGGCTGCATGGGCCCGGGCTTCCGCCCGAACGCCACCATCGGGCGGACCTTGCGTCTCATCATGCTGAATCTCGGCGGCGCCATACCGGGCATCTCCGACATGAGTTGTTTTGGCCACCCGGACAAATTCAGTTTCTGCCTTCGCGAAAATGAAGAACTGAGTCCCTGGCCGGCGCTTTCCACGGAGATGGGCTTCGCCCCCGGGGATGATGTGGTCACAGTCTTCGCTGCCGAGGGACCGCACCAGGCGTTCGACGACTCCAGCTCAAAACCCAGCGGGTTGCTCGCCACCATCGCCTCAGTCATGAGCACGATGGGTTCTTCGAACGCCTATATGCGGCAGAACATGGTGATCGCCATGAGTCCCGATCACGCCGAGGTCATGCGGCGGGCAGGCTACTCCCGCTCCGACGTAAAGCGACACCTCTTTGAACTGGCCCGCCTGCCGGTGAGCCAGATGAAGAAGGGCGGACGATTCCATCATCCAGACCGTGTGGAATGGCCCGACTGGGTGGACCGAAGCGATGATGCTTGCCTCGTCCCCATGATCCATGATCCGGAGGACATCCTTATACTTGTTGCTGGCGGTCGGCCCGGGCCGCACTCGATGATCGTCCCCGGATGGAATAAGTCGAGCCGCTTCGTATCGATGCCCTACAGCACCGGGTAAGTATTGAGAAAAGGCGAATTGCCTGTGCATGGCGAATTCCTGATTAAGCAGTAATTTGGTGTCTGATTGGAAATTCGCCGCCCACAGGTACCGCAACGTAGAGCGAATAAATGCGTGTGAATCAGGCCGGCATATGTTTTGGCCTGCTAATGTCGATTCGTTTCACATGTCCCCTCGGCACGCCCATTCGTCCCGCAATGAAGCGGAGCAATAATTCCAGCCCTTGGTCCACGGGCCGAACCGTTTCCCTGTCTGTCATCAAGCTCATTTCCGGCCTGAATCTCCGGATCAGGAAAGACGGCGTATCGTCCCCTCGCTCGAACGTAATCTCCATCCTCATCCTTTCAAAGGGGTCACGCCTGTTGTCGCGCTTCCCGTATTCGCCGAGAAGGACACCCATCTCCAAATCGAGCTTGCCCTTTTCCTTGGCGTATCGAATTTTAATTCGCGCCCTTGGCATCAATAGTCCCAAATGGCCCAAACCGGTAAAGCTGGACAAATCCTTATCGAGAATTCCAACCAAATTTAGGCCGGTAGTATTTTCCTCGCCATAGCTCGTCATGGACTTGTCAAAAAAAGAAAGGAATTCCCCGAGGATAAAAACGCGATTTCCAAGCATCGTTTCCAGTTTGGCTCGGGCCTCATGAAAATCCGTTTTTTCCATTTTGTTGGACGGGTGCATTTTCTTCCTTTTCCAATACGACGACTGTTGTGGTTCAAGACCTCAATATAACTTTCTGCCGTCGAAGAATCCTGTGCACGGCGAATTGACAATTCTAGCTTGAATTCAGGTCTTTCGTCGCCTTGCTCCTAAGAACCCTTCTCCCTAATCTCCCTGCCATGAAACATATTTTCCTGCTTTCCGCCTGAATCCCCAAATACAATCCTTCATCCGCGAGCGAGCCACACTGCCGAACAATCCGAAAGAGATACCACGGCAATTGGAGCGGAGACCATTGCGCCAGAGCGTCTCACTTGGCCAAGGGAAGATGCGCGATAGCCAATAAGCGGGGCGTGTACGGGGCGAATCGGCGGTGACGGGAAAAGATTCAGGACAGGCAAAACGATAACTTATTCTTGGCGGTGGGTGCAGTCTGCCGCGAACTGCTCTCTCTAAATTCCCTGTGCATGGCGAATCAATAATTTTCACTGAACTTTTGGGTATTTAAGAATTCAGTCCGCAAAAACTCCGTCCATGTCTTGCTCGAAACTCAAAAGATTCTCATATAGGGAACTTTTTATTCGTCAATATATTTGGACAGGGCAGAATAGAATTTTCGCGAAGCACAGGTATCTTTTGCAGATTTTATGGACTTCTCGGCGAGAAACACCCCGAGAAAGGACAAAAAGATTGGAATTTGCTAAGTGGAAAGCATTGCCGCACAATTCCAGATTAAAAAAAGGAAATCAGGAGTGAAGGCCATCCAGATGGAAGTGATTGGCGGCCCCGAGGTGATGCGGCTCGTGGACATTCCCGTTCCCGAGCCAGGACCGGGAGAAGTGCGCGTGAAGGTGAATGCCGTGGGCCTGAACTACTCCGACATCCTGATTCGCGAGGGCCGCTACATGAGTGATATGCCTCTGCCCTTCGTTCTCGGACGCGAATTCTGCGGGACCATCAACAAGGTCGGTCCGGATGTCGAAAACTGGAAAATCGGCCAGCGCGTCTTTGGAAGGAACACGAAAGGGGGCGCGCTGGCCGAATACGTGGTGACACGCCCCATATTGGACGTTCTTCCTGATGATCTGACTTTCATCCAGGGCTCCGCCATTCGGGTGCAGGGAAGGACTGCGATGCTGCTCATCGATCACGTGGCCAAGGTTCAGAAGGGCGAAACCGTGCTTGTCCATGCGGCGGCCGGAGGAATCGGCCTGCTCGCCGTCCAGATCGCAAAAGCGAGGGGCGCCCGCGTGATTGGCACGGCTTCGACCGACGAGAAATGCCGGGCCATCGCTGAACAGGGCGCAACACCCGTCAATTATTCGAAAGGTGATTGGGTGAAAGAAGTTCTCGAACATACAGACGGAAAAGGCGCCGATGTCATTCTTGAATCCGTAGGAGGTGACGTTCTCATGCGGTCCTACAAGGAGGCGCTGGCCATCTTCGGACGCCTCGTTGTGTTCGGCGTGGCAAGCAATGAAACCGCCCAGCTTACCAATCATGATATTCTCGTCTCCAACAAAGCCCTCCTTGGCTACTGGGTCACGCCCTATTTCGAAAATCACCGGCACCTTGTCGCCGGAGCGATTCAAAACCTCATCCAATTAGTTCGACAGGGAAAGGTTAGCCTGATTATCGGAAAAATTTTTCCGCTCGAGAAGTCAGCGGAAGCTTTCAACTACATGCAGAACAGAAAAAACATCGGGAAAATTGTCATCACGAACGAAAGCTCCGGCGATTCTTCTTTTTGAATACAGTTTTAAAATTGTCTTTCTTTTCGACGCCAAACGAAGACTGAAGAAAAACAGAGCAAAAAGGAGATTGCCTTCATGGTCAATTTTAAACTCTCGGAGGAACAACTCGCCCTGCAACAGTTGGCGCGGGATTTCGCTGAAAAAGAGGCAAAGCCACTCGCAGAAACGCTCGACAAAAACCATGAGCCCGAAGACTGCATCAGCTTGGACCTTCTCAGGAGATGCTCCGAACTGGGCTTCCGGACCCTCGCCATTCCCGAGAGATACGGCGGTGGCGGGGTGGAAGATTTGCTCACCATGGTCATCGTATGCGAAGAGCTCGCTGTCGCCGACGTCACCCTTCCGACCATTCCCGCCAACGGCCGAAAGATATATGCCATCCTGAATAATCCCGAAGTGGCTAAAGAAGAAGTCCGGGATAAGTGGCTGAAATCTTTTTGCGAGGACCCCACTTTTATGGTGGCCATGGCGCTTACCGAACCGGACGCCGGAGGCGACAACGCCCTCCCGTTTAACGCCCCCGGCTCAGGCTTCCGCACCTCCGCCGTTCGTGACGGGAACCATTATGTACTCAATGGGTCGAAACAATTCATCGCCCAAGGAGGTTCCGCA
Above is a window of bacterium DNA encoding:
- a CDS encoding branched-chain amino acid ABC transporter permease; protein product: MDQFLQHILNGIVLGGTYALLGIGLTLIFGIMNVVNFTHGELYSFGAYMTFLFAMMVSGNFFFALIVAVVLGVVLGAGIEFVLLRPLRGANIDTTMLVMIGAWIAMQNAEQLTWSGIAKSIDHPFSTDPIVLGMVSVSWLRVFVFAVAVLLIAGAHFLIYRTKLGKAMRATFQDRDTAALMGVNIDVIHTATFALGSGLAAAAGALLGPVFVVSPTMGDMAALKAFAIVILGGLGNFIGAALGGFILALVEEFGAGYISSGYRDAMGFILIIVVLIYKPTGLFARSERIG
- a CDS encoding ABC transporter substrate-binding protein, encoding MKRWTRRAFLSLAVGALVFTHGLAGAAGVIKIGVTQPLTGAVAASGNYVVQGAKIAESVLNAKGGVLGKKVKLIIEDNKSNPKEAVATAEKLIVRDKVPVLMGAWSSTYTLAVMPKLMEYGVPMVVETSSSGKITVSGNPWIFRISPTSAMEAKSFGTKVGQFNIKKADFLVVNNDWGRGASKEFATMLKSKGIKVGVIETMDAKAQDLSAQLAKIKASGGDTLFLTTGVEQITLVLKQAKEQRVTHRVITTGGSSSPDQLIEHAGAAADGSYHLLFFAPWFPGSAPNPEVAKSFVAEWKKRGHNFAGLTEGFRGYDGIMTIAAGIKAAGKASPKAIQKALWGVKVKGVNGNISFIKQGPKGRESAQNVPNVYVVTIKNGKVALP
- a CDS encoding acyl-CoA dehydrogenase family protein — protein: MDFSLTETQRALQKLVHEFAEKEIRPVARDRERIPDPQERFPWDILEKGSRLGLRTLSLPEERGGAGASILDLCIVGEEIAWGDLGIAVTFDQTWKIIHFLDRNWNEEQRSRYLPAFLEDHRFHLAVGMTEPNVGSENFTPHERPELGVRTRAVRDGSHWIVNGMKHFISNGGIAKLYTLVTRTDPAVGVSKGITYFMVSPGQEGFSIGRVHDKMGQRLSQNAELIFENCRIPDSDRVANVGGGVQARSGSFSRGSVIESAATALGPARAAYEDAVDHARNRVQGGRPIIEHQGVGFMLADCFIDYQAARQILHYAAWRAMRDEGYDPKLGYMAKVFASEACFRIAKRAMEVWGGMGYMTEAPMEKYLRDVTSFLHSAGTNEAQRVRSMPYL
- a CDS encoding NADPH:quinone oxidoreductase family protein, with amino-acid sequence MRVKVNAVGLNYSDILIREGRYMSDMPLPFVLGREFCGTINKVGPDVENWKIGQRVFGRNTKGGALAEYVVTRPILDVLPDDLTFIQGSAIRVQGRTAMLLIDHVAKVQKGETVLVHAAAGGIGLLAVQIAKARGARVIGTASTDEKCRAIAEQGATPVNYSKGDWVKEVLEHTDGKGADVILESVGGDVLMRSYKEALAIFGRLVVFGVASNETAQLTNHDILVSNKALLGYWVTPYFENHRHLVAGAIQNLIQLVRQGKVSLIIGKIFPLEKSAEAFNYMQNRKNIGKIVITNESSGDSSF